Part of the Rhizobium sp. WYJ-E13 genome is shown below.
CTGCGCGGACTGGAGGGCGGCCTGCGCCGAACGCAGGCTTGCCTGGGCTTCAGCCAGCGTGCTCTGGCGCTGGTCGAGATCGCTCTGTGAGATTGTGCGGTTGTCCGAGAGACGGCGGCCACGGTCGAGTTCGGTCTGCGCCAGGCTGACCTTGGCTTCGGCCGAAGCGACCTGGCCCTGCGCCTGAGAGACGGCCGCCTGATAGGGAGCCGGATCGATGGCGAACAGCAGGTCACCCTGCTTGACCAAGGCACCTTCACGGAAATGGACCGATTGGATGGCGCCCCCGACGCGGGGACGGATCTGCACACGGTCGATAGCCTCTAGACGACCGGAGAAGTTCTCCCAGTTCGTCACGTCGCGGCTGGCGACGACAGCAACTGTCACCGGCACGGCCGGAGGCTGCGCAGGTTCGGAGGCGGCCGTGGCGGTTGCGCTCATCGGCAGTTCGAAAAAGATGGCAGCGGCCGAAACGGACGCAGCAACACCCAGACCGGCGCCCACCAGGGCCCAGCGCTTACTTCTGGACGTCATTGGTACTCTCCTTGCGGCCCCGAATGGCCGTAAAAAATCAGTTCGTCTTCAATGTAATTGTGGCTGAACGCTCACGTCCTGAAGGAAATCTCCGAAGTGGCGGCTGACGTTGCCCTGCCACGTGGAAATCCCCTCAGATTTTCCGCCGTAAATGGATGGCCAACCTGTCCCGGCGGGGAGAACATGCTGGCGCACGCCAACGCCTGCCTTCTTCAGGCGAGCGGCGTAACCGATTGTTTCGTCATGCAGCGGATCATCCTCCGCCGTAAAAATCAGGGCCGGCGCAACACCGGCAATACGCGAACAGAGGCACGGCGCAGCATAGGGATGGCAGCCGCCGCCGCTCAGATAATGGCTCCAGCCTTCCGTCCAGCGCTGGCGCATACCGATCCTGTCCGCCTTGCGAATCGAAGACGTACCCATGAAAGGATCGAGAAGAGGAGAAATCAGGATCTGGCCGTCAAGCGCATCCGGAATCTGGTCACGCGCCTTTAGCGCGACGCCGGCGGCGACATTGCCACCCGCCTCTTCACCGGCGACGAAAAGCAGCGACTTGCGGTCACCAAGACCAGCTTTCTTGAGGGCAAGATAGGAAA
Proteins encoded:
- a CDS encoding alpha/beta hydrolase, with the translated sequence MVPEIKDMVLEKVAAGPVSARVYMGADFGKGPPIVLYLHGGAFLDSDPNADRPIASSLAKAGAIVVSADYSTLSGNVFPKALEVSFSILSYLALKKAGLGDRKSLLFVAGEEAGGNVAAGVALKARDQIPDALDGQILISPLLDPFMGTSSIRKADRIGMRQRWTEGWSHYLSGGGCHPYAAPCLCSRIAGVAPALIFTAEDDPLHDETIGYAARLKKAGVGVRQHVLPAGTGWPSIYGGKSEGISTWQGNVSRHFGDFLQDVSVQPQLH